The Cucurbita pepo subsp. pepo cultivar mu-cu-16 chromosome LG18, ASM280686v2, whole genome shotgun sequence nucleotide sequence AAGAAGTAGATCAATTGCTATATAAGACAAGATTAGAAATGCATGCTTCAGTGCAATCTGGTGGCCGATCACCTAAGCCTACAAGTGGTCCAACATCAACATCTCAGTTAAAAGCTAATTCAGATAGTGTTCAAACCACTACCTTTCCTTCTCACACAAAAggcaagaaaagagaaagaagtgaCCAGGGATTAGAATCTGTTAAACGTGAGCGCATCATCAAAGCTGATGAAGGGGATTCTGCTAACTGCAGATTGGAAAATACGTTAAAGTCTGAGATTGCAAAAATTGCTGAAAAAGGAGGCTTAGTTGATTCTGAAGCTGTCGAGAAATTGGTGCAGCTTTTGCTGACTGATAGAAGtgacaaaaaaattgattggGCTTGCAGATCAGCACTTGCAGGTGTCATAGCTGCCACAGATAAGGTCGAGTGCCTTAGTCAATTTGTGCATCTTAAGGGTTTACTTGTACTTGATGAATGGCTCCAAGAGGTTCACAGGGGGAAAATTGGCAGTGGTGGTAGCCCCAAGGATAGCGATAAAGCAGTTGAGGAATTTCTCCTGGTTTTGCTTCGAGCCCTTGATAAACTACCTGTAAATCTTCCTGCTTTACAGATGTGCAATATTGGAAAGTCTGTGAATCATTTACGCTCACATAAGAATTTAGAAATTCAGAAGAAAGCAAGGAGCTTAGTGGACACATGGAAAAAACGCGTTGAAGCAGAAATGAACATTAATGATGCAAAGTCTGGTTCAAACCAAGCTGTTGCATGGAGTGCAAGGACTCGTCCATCTGAAGTTTCTCATGGAGGGAGGAATCAAGATGCATCCTCTGAAGTTGCCATGAAGAGCTCGGTTTCTCAGCTCACTACATCCAAATCTGTTTCAGTTAAGCTAGCTCAGGATGAGAGTGTTACAAGATCTGCATCTGCCTCTCCTGGTTCGATGAAACCAGTTTTATCACCTGCATCAGCAAGCATTAACTCGAAAGATGGATCTTCCAGAAATCCTGGTGTTTGTGGCACTACTGATCTTGCTCAAACTATTGCCAAGGATGAAAAGAGTAGCAGTTCCAGCCAGTCCCACAATAATAGTCAATCTTGTTCTAGTGAACACGCTAAAAGTGGTGGCTTAGGGAAGGAGGATGCAAGAAGCTCTACTGCTGGTTCAATGAGCGTGAACAAGATCTCAGGTGGTGGATCTCGCCAGCGCAAGTCAGTTAATGGATTTCCTGGTTCTGTTCTCTCGGGGGCTCAACGAGATGTAGGATCTGGGAAAAGTTCTTTGCATAGAAACACAGTCTTAGAGAGATCATCACAATCTGGAATGACCTTTGAAAAGGCATGTGATGGACCTATTGTTGAGGGAAACAGTCCTAAATTGATAGTGAAGATCACCAATCGTGGCCGGAGTCCTGCACAGAGTGCTAGTGGAGGATCTTCTGAAGATCCTTCGATAATGAATACCAGGGCTTCTTCTCCTCCACTTTCAGAGAAGCTTGATCAATTTGATCACAGTAAGAGTGATACATGTCAACCTAATATTACTGGAGATGTGAATGCTGAGCCCTGGCAGAATAGTGATGTAAAGGATATGGTGACTGGGGCTGATGATGGCGATGGATCTCCTGCTGCTGTAAATGGTGAAGAGCGATGTAGGACTGCTGAGGATGTTAAAGTTTCAAAGGcaaattcatcatcattagCAAATGATCAAAAGAATGGGAAGTTACATGAGGCTTCTTTTAGCTCTATGAATGCTTTAATTGAGAGTTGTATTAAATGCTCCGAAGCGAGTATGCCTACCTCTCTCACAGATAATGTTGGAATGAATTTACTCGCTAGTGTGGCAGCTGTTGAGATGTCAAAGTCTGATTTTGTTTTGCCTTCCGATACTCAAGGAAATATCACTACAGTTGACCGAAGAGGCAGTGATTGTAAAGTCAAAGCATCTTGTCCTGAAGAGGATGCTAGAGATAACATGCAGTCAAATGATGCTATGGTTGTTAATGAGCAGGGCGTGATCATTGGTTCCTTTGGAGCTAATGGGGATGGAAGTTCTGCTTCACATTCTGAAGAGAAACCTATTGGAGATCTAAATGGTCATTCAAAATCTTCTGGTTTAAATTTGCAACAAACGGCTGTGCCACTGGCAGATGGATGTATAAAAATGGACGAGGCTGGAGGCCCTGCCTCTCCTGCTAGGATACCAGAGAAGGGCTCTGAGATTGATGGGGCTAATCCAGTCAAGGACAGAAAGACATCTGATGTAGTAGATGAGGATAGCAGTCCAGAATCAAGACCAAAGCCAAGCAGTTCTTTTCCTGATGGTGGCATGGTCGTTGATGGTATCTCGAATCGGGAAGTTGAAATGAATGTTGTTGACAAGCCTTTGCATCGGTTCCAAGAAGCTGATGACAATGCAGATAATAGAATGAATGGTGTTAGTACAGCAGACCAAAAGCCATCATCAAAGTCGAACAGTGATTCTGCTAAATTAAAGAATGATGAATTATTTCAGGCTTCAGGCTCTTCAAGTGATCTGGTTTCTATAAATGCAAGTGGGATGAGGGGCGAGAAGGATGATGAAACCAACGAATCAGCTGATGTCAAACAACTTGAAAAACATCAAAGTGATCGAGACTCTATGCCTTCGGAGTCCCGAGATTTAGGTGGTTTGTGTTCAGCTATCAACCATGAGGATGAGCAAGCAGAGGAGAATTTGGAATGTAAAGAGGATAATGAGAAAAGTGGAGTACAAACACATCATGGGCAATCTATTATGTCTCTTCTTCAAGAAACTGAACAGCATCTGCCATCCAAGAGATCCAAATTAGCTGGTGTAGAAGCAGAAGAGGCAGAGGAGTCTACATCTACTGCTGCAGATCCTGGTTCCATGACTGCTGCGGGGGTATCAGATATGGATGCTAAgttggaatttgatttgaatgaaGGCTTTAATGTAGATGATGGAAAATGCAGTGAGCCAAGTAGCTTTACAACGTCTGGTTGTTTGACAACTGTTCAGTTAATTAGTCCGTTGCCCCTTCCTGTATCTAATGTGGTAAGCAACATTCCTGCTTCAATTACAGTTGCAGCTGCAGCAAAAAGACCTTTCGTTCCACCTGATGATCTATTGAGGAGCAAAGGGGAACTTGGTTGGAAAGGATCAGCTGCCACAAGTGCTTTTCGACCTGCTGAACCTAGAAAAGTTCTAGAAATGCCACTAGGTGTTGCAACCACTCCACTTGCTGATGCTGTGGCTAATAAAATTTCTCGACCTCCGTTGGATATTGATTTGAATGTGCCTGATGAAAGGATTCTTGAGGATATGAATGTCCAGATGTCTACTCAGGATGTGGCCTCTAAGTCTGACCTGGCTAATAATCGTGATCTGACACATGGTATTGGTGTCTCACATGCACGTTGTTCTGGAGGACTAGATCTTGACTTGAACCGAATTGATGATGCTCCCGATCCAAGCAACTTCTCCTTGAACAACTGTCGTAGAATAGATGCTCCTCTTAATGTTAAATCATCGACTGTTCCTCTCAATGACAAGG carries:
- the LOC111780220 gene encoding uncharacterized protein LOC111780220 isoform X1, which gives rise to MHGRRGEDWKRTRHMWTVPTRGTQIVEADGSSSSSSSALNSFCKGGRRISVGDCALFKPPQDSPPFIGIIRWLTAGKENKLKLGVNWLYRSSELKLGKGILLEAAPNEVFYSFHKDEIPAASLLHPCKVAFLPKDVKLSSGISSFVCRRVYDITNKCLWWLTDQDYINERQEEVDQLLYKTRLEMHASVQSGGRSPKPTSGPTSTSQLKANSDSVQTTTFPSHTKGKKRERSDQGLESVKRERIIKADEGDSANCRLENTLKSEIAKIAEKGGLVDSEAVEKLVQLLLTDRSDKKIDWACRSALAGVIAATDKVECLSQFVHLKGLLVLDEWLQEVHRGKIGSGGSPKDSDKAVEEFLLVLLRALDKLPVNLPALQMCNIGKSVNHLRSHKNLEIQKKARSLVDTWKKRVEAEMNINDAKSGSNQAVAWSARTRPSEVSHGGRNQDASSEVAMKSSVSQLTTSKSVSVKLAQDESVTRSASASPGSMKPVLSPASASINSKDGSSRNPGVCGTTDLAQTIAKDEKSSSSSQSHNNSQSCSSEHAKSGGLGKEDARSSTAGSMSVNKISGGGSRQRKSVNGFPGSVLSGAQRDVGSGKSSLHRNTVLERSSQSGMTFEKACDGPIVEGNSPKLIVKITNRGRSPAQSASGGSSEDPSIMNTRASSPPLSEKLDQFDHSKSDTCQPNITGDVNAEPWQNSDVKDMVTGADDGDGSPAAVNGEERCRTAEDVKVSKANSSSLANDQKNGKLHEASFSSMNALIESCIKCSEASMPTSLTDNVGMNLLASVAAVEMSKSDFVLPSDTQGNITTVDRRGSDCKVKASCPEEDARDNMQSNDAMVVNEQGVIIGSFGANGDGSSASHSEEKPIGDLNGHSKSSGLNLQQTAVPLADGCIKMDEAGGPASPARIPEKGSEIDGANPVKDRKTSDVVDEDSSPESRPKPSSSFPDGGMVVDGISNREVEMNVVDKPLHRFQEADDNADNRMNGVSTADQKPSSKSNSDSAKLKNDELFQASGSSSDLVSINASGMRGEKDDETNESADVKQLEKHQSDRDSMPSESRDLGGLCSAINHEDEQAEENLECKEDNEKSGVQTHHGQSIMSLLQETEQHLPSKRSKLAGVEAEEAEESTSTAADPGSMTAAGVSDMDAKLEFDLNEGFNVDDGKCSEPSSFTTSGCLTTVQLISPLPLPVSNVVSNIPASITVAAAAKRPFVPPDDLLRSKGELGWKGSAATSAFRPAEPRKVLEMPLGVATTPLADAVANKISRPPLDIDLNVPDERILEDMNVQMSTQDVASKSDLANNRDLTHGIGVSHARCSGGLDLDLNRIDDAPDPSNFSLNNCRRIDAPLNVKSSTVPLNDKVNFRRDFDLNGPIVDETPTEPSIFPQHARGSMPSQPSVSGLWMNSAEMGNFPSWFPPGNAYSAVAIPSILPDRAEQPFPVVATNGPPRILGPTSGSSPYNPDVFRGPVLSSSPAVPFPSAAFQYPVLSFGNGFPLPSATFSGNATAYGDSSSGSRLCFPAVPSQFLGPPGTVSTPYPRPYVVSHSDGGHNTSSDSSRKWGRQGLDLNAGPLVADMEGREESSSFVPRQPSVASSQATTEEHMRVYQPTIGIMKRKEPEGGWDGYKQSSW
- the LOC111780220 gene encoding uncharacterized protein LOC111780220 isoform X2, encoding MHGRRGEDWKRTRHMWTVPTRGTQIVEADGSSSSSSSALNSFCKGGRRISVGDCALFKPPQDSPPFIGIIRWLTAGKENKLKLGVNWLYRSSELKLGKGILLEAAPNEVFYSFHKDEIPAASLLHPCKVAFLPKDVKLSSGISSFVCRRVYDITNKCLWWLTDQDYINERQEEVDQLLYKTRLEMHASVQSGGRSPKPTSGPTSTSQLKANSDSVQTTTFPSHTKGKKRERSDQGLESVKRERIIKADEGDSANCRLENTLKSEIAKIAEKGGLVDSEAVEKLVQLLLTDRSDKKIDWACRSALAGVIAATDKVECLSQFVHLKGLLVLDEWLQEVHRGKIGSGGSPKDSDKAVEEFLLVLLRALDKLPVNLPALQMCNIGKSVNHLRSHKNLEIQKKARSLVDTWKKRVEAEMNINDAKSGSNQAVAWSARTRPSEVSHGGRNQDASSEVAMKSSVSQLTTSKSVSVKLAQDESVTRSASASPGSMKPVLSPASASINSKDGSSRNPGVCGTTDLAQTIAKDEKSSSSSQSHNNSQSCSSEHAKSGGLGKEDARSSTAGSMSVNKISGGGSRQRKSVNGFPGSVLSGAQRDVGSGKSSLHRNTVLERSSQSGMTFEKACDGPIVEGNSPKLIVKITNRGRSPAQSASGGSSEDPSIMNTRASSPPLSEKLDQFDHSKSDTCQPNITGDVNAEPWQNSDVKDMVTGADDGDGSPAAVNGEERCRTAEDVKVSKANSSSLANDQKNGKLHEASFSSMNALIESCIKCSEASMPTSLTDNVGMNLLASVAAVEMSKSDFVLPSDTQGNITTVDRRGSDCKVKASCPEEDARDNMQSNDAMVVNEQGVIIGSFGANGDGSSASHSEEKPIGDLNGHSKSSGLNLQQTAVPLADGCIKMDEAGGPASPARIPEKGSEIDGANPVKDRKTSDVVDEDSSPESRPKPSSSFPDGGMVVDGISNREVEMNVVDKPLHRFQEADDNADNRMNGVSTADQKPSSKSNSDSAKLKNDELFQASGSSSDLVSINASGMRGEKDDETNESADVKQLEKHQSDRDSMPSESRDLGGLCSAINHEDEQAEENLECKEDNEKSGVQTHHGQSIMSLLQETEQHLPSKRSKLAGVEAEEAEESTSTAADPGSMTAAGVSDMDAKLEFDLNEGFNVDDGKCSEPSSFTTSGCLTTVQLISPLPLPVSNVVSNIPASITVAAAAKRPFVPPDDLLRSKGELGWKGSAATSAFRPAEPRKVLEMPLGVATTPLADAVANKISRPPLDIDLNVPDERILEDMNVQMSTQDVASKSDLANNRDLTHGIGVSHARCSGGLDLDLNRIDDAPDPSNFSLNNCRRIDAPLNVKSSTVPLNDKHARGSMPSQPSVSGLWMNSAEMGNFPSWFPPGNAYSAVAIPSILPDRAEQPFPVVATNGPPRILGPTSGSSPYNPDVFRGPVLSSSPAVPFPSAAFQYPVLSFGNGFPLPSATFSGNATAYGDSSSGSRLCFPAVPSQFLGPPGTVSTPYPRPYVVSHSDGGHNTSSDSSRKWGRQGLDLNAGPLVADMEGREESSSFVPRQPSVASSQATTEEHMRVYQPTIGIMKRKEPEGGWDGYKQSSW